Genomic window (Pseudomonas sp. MM211):
TGACGCATATGGCGAAGGAACCGCTTTTCGGATGAATGGGTCGAAGGCTGCGATTTCTCATTTATAAGGTGTCCATACATGGGCGAGTGGCTCGATAGTCTGACTACCTGGCTTGCGGCCAACCCGCAGTGGCTGGGCCTGGCGATCTTCCTGATCGCCTGCATCGAATGCCTGGCCATCGCCGGCATCATCGTTCCCGGCACCGTGCTGCTGTTCGCCGTTGGCGTAATGGCTGGCAACGGCGCCCTGAGCCTGTGGGAAACCCTGGCGCTGGCGTACTTCGGCGGCCTGCTTGGCGACGCCATTTCCTACGCCCTGGGCCGTTACTTCCACCAGGACATCCGTCGCCTGCCGGGCTTGCGCAGCCACCCACAGTGGCTCAGCGGCGCGGAAACCTACTTCGAACGCTATGGCGTCGCCAGCCTGCTGCTGGGCCGCTACATCGGCCCGCTGCGGCCGATGCTGCCGATGGTCGCAGGCATGCTGAGCATGCCGATCGGCCGCTTCATCGCTGTCAGCATGCTCGCTGCCGCAGGCTGGGCAGTCGCCTATCTGGTACCGGGCTGGGCCGCTGGTGCCGCCCTGCGCCTGCCGCTGCCCGAGGGCTTCTGGCCACAGGCTGCAGTAGTTGCCGCAGGCTTGGCACTACTGCTGGTACTGACCATCCAGAGCAGCCTGCGCGAACAGCGCCAGGCCAGCCTGATCGCTGCCGGCCTGGGCACCATTCTACTGATCGCCCTGTTCATCGGCTGGCCGCATCTGATCCAGCTGGATCAGGGCCTGATGACCCTGATTCAGGAAGAACGCAATCCGCGTTTCGACTACGTAGCAGTAGCGATCACTCACTTCGGCGACTTCGACGTTCAATTGGCGGTCGCCGCCCTGCTTTGCGTGTTGCTGCTGCTTGCCCGCAAATGGCAGGCTCTGCTGTTCGCTGGCGGCGCCATGCTCAGCACCGCCCTGGCCAACGGCACCCTCAAGGGACTGTTCGAGCGGGCGCGCCCTGAAGTCCTGCTCGAGCCCCTGCATACCTACAGCTTTCCCAGCGGGCACAGCTCGGCGGCCTTCGCGTTCTTTCTGGCCACGGCCGTGCTCGCCGGCCGTGGGCAACCTGCACGCCTGCGCCTGACCTGGATACTGCTGGCTTGTCTGCCAGCGCTGGCAATTGCCCTGTCGCGGGTTTACCTGGGCGTTCACTGGCCGAGCGATATCATCGCCGGCGCCTTGCTGGCCAGCAGCCTGTGCGCATTGAGCCTGGCGTTGATGCAGCGTTTCGCTTCACTGCCGCCACTGCCGGCG
Coding sequences:
- a CDS encoding bifunctional DedA family/phosphatase PAP2 family protein; protein product: MGEWLDSLTTWLAANPQWLGLAIFLIACIECLAIAGIIVPGTVLLFAVGVMAGNGALSLWETLALAYFGGLLGDAISYALGRYFHQDIRRLPGLRSHPQWLSGAETYFERYGVASLLLGRYIGPLRPMLPMVAGMLSMPIGRFIAVSMLAAAGWAVAYLVPGWAAGAALRLPLPEGFWPQAAVVAAGLALLLVLTIQSSLREQRQASLIAAGLGTILLIALFIGWPHLIQLDQGLMTLIQEERNPRFDYVAVAITHFGDFDVQLAVAALLCVLLLLARKWQALLFAGGAMLSTALANGTLKGLFERARPEVLLEPLHTYSFPSGHSSAAFAFFLATAVLAGRGQPARLRLTWILLACLPALAIALSRVYLGVHWPSDIIAGALLASSLCALSLALMQRFASLPPLPAKVWWMIVPSCALLLTTMALWRMSEGVEIYRY